A genomic window from Actinomycetaceae bacterium MB13-C1-2 includes:
- a CDS encoding GNAT family N-acetyltransferase, with the protein MGAFGLSSRSRVWGVPAGNLVREYRAADLAELLRPESSAQEVIVRPAMGSDALKIESVRRANRDWLEPWEATIAPGSNSLPPTWGEYSRRMNRSMKEGTGLLIAVVVDGDVAGCVTLGAVERGSMSQGTLGYWIGQRWAGQGVTALAAATVIDMVILELGLHRIEINVRPENNPSLGVCRRIGVRQEAYKPRFMSIAGQWADHIGFGVDREDLQRQTMIQALRESRYETSTPIV; encoded by the coding sequence ATGGGAGCTTTCGGTCTTTCCTCAAGGTCGCGGGTCTGGGGTGTTCCCGCTGGAAACCTAGTACGAGAATATCGGGCGGCAGACCTCGCGGAGTTGCTCCGGCCAGAAAGCTCAGCGCAAGAGGTTATTGTGCGACCGGCGATGGGGTCAGACGCTCTGAAGATCGAATCGGTGCGACGGGCAAACCGCGACTGGCTTGAACCCTGGGAGGCGACAATTGCCCCGGGCAGCAATAGCTTGCCTCCAACCTGGGGAGAGTATTCCAGACGCATGAACCGATCCATGAAAGAGGGGACCGGCCTGCTGATCGCCGTTGTCGTTGACGGGGACGTGGCAGGGTGTGTGACGCTCGGTGCCGTGGAGCGTGGGTCCATGAGTCAGGGAACTCTGGGCTACTGGATTGGTCAGCGTTGGGCTGGCCAGGGGGTAACCGCGCTGGCCGCAGCTACGGTCATCGACATGGTGATTCTTGAGTTGGGACTGCACCGGATAGAGATTAACGTCCGTCCAGAGAACAATCCCAGCCTCGGGGTGTGCAGGCGGATCGGAGTCCGCCAAGAAGCGTATAAACCACGCTTCATGAGTATCGCTGGACAGTGGGCCGATCACATCGGATTTGGTGTGGATCGCGAAGACCTACAGCGGCAAACCATGATTCAAGCACTTCGCGAGTCCCGATATGAGACTT
- the glp gene encoding gephyrin-like molybdotransferase Glp, with protein MHSVAQFYQDCLSVAQQQPPLDMLLADAMGCILAEDVVAPFNHPIVNVAACDGYAVVASDIASAAASPVSLRVTAEVASGSTQALELTPGTAVRIGSGAPLPSGADVVIPLALADLKETVVVISRPWALGTNVRSKAEDFVAGEPVLRAGTRLGPVQIAALAAVGRARVVVHPNPRVVILSIGDELVEPGVPPHPGTVFDTNGHMLAAAANEVGVETYRVAAVPDDAQRLKNLIEDQLMRADLIITTGGLSFGSGDTVRQVLEELGDVAFERVAIRPGNMLGVGTVGEEFGRAVPVYCLPGDPVAAQVCFEVFVRPALRKMQGWTKLNRAAVRGVVDRSFASPAGIREFIRVRLTGSPREGYTATVVGEPEALWLSALATSNALAVIPEEVEEVSAGDQVTCLLLEQ; from the coding sequence ATGCATTCTGTTGCCCAGTTCTACCAGGATTGCCTCAGCGTCGCCCAGCAGCAACCTCCACTGGATATGTTGTTGGCCGATGCGATGGGCTGCATCCTCGCCGAAGACGTAGTAGCTCCGTTCAACCACCCGATTGTTAATGTCGCGGCATGTGACGGCTACGCGGTTGTCGCTTCCGACATCGCTTCGGCTGCGGCCAGCCCGGTATCCTTGCGCGTCACTGCAGAAGTTGCTTCCGGCTCGACCCAGGCACTTGAGCTGACTCCTGGCACCGCAGTCCGAATCGGCTCCGGCGCTCCGCTCCCCTCGGGTGCAGATGTGGTGATTCCACTGGCCCTGGCTGATCTCAAAGAGACAGTGGTCGTGATCAGTAGGCCCTGGGCACTCGGCACTAATGTTCGGTCGAAGGCCGAGGACTTCGTGGCGGGCGAACCGGTTCTGCGTGCCGGAACCCGTTTGGGTCCCGTGCAGATCGCCGCGCTCGCGGCGGTCGGTCGGGCTCGTGTAGTCGTTCACCCCAATCCTCGCGTCGTTATCCTCTCCATTGGTGATGAACTGGTGGAACCGGGGGTTCCTCCGCATCCCGGCACCGTCTTCGATACCAATGGTCATATGCTCGCCGCGGCTGCGAACGAGGTTGGGGTTGAGACCTACCGGGTTGCCGCCGTCCCAGACGATGCCCAGCGCCTTAAGAATCTGATTGAAGATCAACTGATGCGTGCAGATCTGATCATCACAACTGGTGGCCTGTCGTTTGGTTCGGGGGACACCGTGCGCCAGGTGTTAGAAGAACTGGGCGATGTCGCCTTTGAGCGGGTTGCGATTAGGCCCGGAAACATGCTCGGGGTTGGAACCGTGGGCGAGGAGTTCGGCAGGGCGGTGCCCGTCTACTGTCTTCCAGGAGACCCGGTAGCGGCTCAGGTTTGTTTCGAGGTGTTTGTTCGCCCGGCACTACGAAAGATGCAGGGGTGGACCAAGCTAAACCGTGCCGCTGTCCGAGGAGTGGTGGACCGCTCGTTTGCCTCGCCTGCCGGAATACGCGAGTTCATCAGGGTACGACTTACCGGCTCACCGCGGGAAGGATATACCGCCACGGTGGTGGGCGAACCCGAAGCACTCTGGCTCTCCGCCCTCGCCACCTCGAACGCGTTGGCCGTGATTCCTGAAGAGGTCGAAGAAGTGAGTGCGGGAGATCAGGTGACCTGCCTGCTCCTGGAGCAGTAG